The Streptomyces phaeolivaceus genome has a window encoding:
- a CDS encoding glycosyltransferase family 4 protein, protein MHKTLIVTNDFPPRPGGIQAFLHNMALRLDPERIVVHASTWKRSREGVEATAAFDAEQPFTVVRDRTTMLLPTPAVTRRAVSLLREHGCTSVWFGAAAPLGLMAPALRRAGATRLVATTHGHEAGWAQLPAARQLLRRIGEGTDTITYLGEYTRSRIATALTPEAAGRMVQLPPGVDEKTFHPGSGGDEVRARLGLTDRPVVVCVSRLVPRKGQDTLIRAMPGVLAKEPEAVLLIVGGGPYEKELRRLARETGVAGSVRFTGAVPWSELPAHYGAGDVFAMPCRTRRGGLDVEGLGIVYLEASATGLPVVAGDSGGAPDAVLDGETGWVVRGDSLTDTAERVTTLLGDPELRARMGQRGREWVEEKWRWDLLAERLEALL, encoded by the coding sequence ATGCACAAGACCCTGATCGTGACCAACGACTTCCCGCCCCGGCCCGGCGGTATCCAGGCGTTTCTGCACAACATGGCGCTGCGGCTGGACCCCGAGCGGATCGTCGTCCACGCGTCGACGTGGAAGCGGAGCCGGGAGGGCGTCGAGGCGACGGCCGCCTTCGACGCCGAGCAGCCCTTCACCGTCGTACGCGACCGGACGACCATGCTGCTGCCGACGCCCGCCGTCACCCGCCGCGCGGTCTCACTGCTGCGCGAGCACGGCTGTACGTCGGTGTGGTTCGGCGCGGCGGCCCCGCTCGGCCTGATGGCCCCGGCGCTGCGCCGGGCGGGCGCCACGCGCCTGGTGGCCACCACGCACGGCCACGAGGCGGGCTGGGCGCAGCTGCCCGCCGCCCGGCAGCTGCTGCGGCGGATCGGCGAGGGCACGGACACGATCACCTATCTGGGCGAGTACACGCGCTCCCGGATCGCCACGGCCCTCACCCCCGAGGCGGCCGGGCGCATGGTCCAACTGCCGCCCGGCGTCGACGAGAAGACCTTCCACCCGGGCTCCGGCGGCGACGAGGTCCGCGCCCGGCTCGGGCTCACCGACCGCCCGGTCGTCGTCTGTGTCTCCCGGCTCGTGCCGCGCAAGGGGCAGGACACGCTGATCCGGGCGATGCCCGGCGTTCTCGCGAAGGAGCCGGAGGCGGTGCTGCTGATCGTCGGCGGCGGCCCGTACGAGAAGGAGCTGCGCCGGCTCGCGCGGGAGACGGGGGTCGCCGGGTCCGTCCGCTTCACCGGCGCCGTCCCCTGGTCCGAGCTGCCCGCCCACTACGGCGCCGGCGACGTCTTCGCCATGCCGTGCCGCACCCGCCGGGGCGGTCTGGACGTCGAGGGGCTCGGCATCGTCTACCTGGAGGCCTCCGCGACCGGCCTGCCCGTCGTCGCCGGCGACTCCGGCGGCGCCCCCGACGCCGTCCTCGACGGCGAGACCGGCTGGGTCGTCCGGGGCGACTCCCTCACGGACACCGCCGAACGCGTCACCACCCTCCTCGGCGACCCGGAACTACGGGCCCGCATGGGACAGCGGGGACGGGAGTGGGTGGAGGAGAAATGGCGCTGGGATCTGCTGGCGGAACGGCTGGAAGCGCTGTTGTGA
- a CDS encoding ROK family glucokinase: protein MGLTIGVDIGGTKIAAGVVDEEGNILSTHKVPTPGTPDGIVDAIAAAVEGARAGHEIVGVGIGAAGYVNRQRSTVYFAPNIDWRNEPLKEKVEARVGLPVVVENDANAAAWGEYKFGAGKGHRNVICITLGTGLGGGIIIGNELRRGHFGVAAEFGHIRMVPDGLLCGCGSQGCWEQYASGRALVRYAMQRANATPENAELLLGLGDGTPEGIEGKHISMAARQGDPVAVDSYRELARWAGAGLADLASLFDPSAFIVGGGLSDEGELVLDPIRKSYKRWLVGGNWRPVAEVIAAQLGNEAGLVGAADLAREPDPIM, encoded by the coding sequence ATGGGACTCACCATCGGCGTCGACATCGGCGGCACCAAGATCGCGGCCGGTGTGGTCGACGAGGAAGGCAACATCCTCTCGACCCACAAGGTGCCGACCCCGGGCACGCCCGACGGGATCGTGGACGCCATCGCCGCCGCCGTCGAGGGCGCGCGAGCCGGGCACGAGATCGTCGGTGTCGGCATCGGCGCTGCCGGTTACGTCAACCGGCAGCGGTCGACGGTCTACTTCGCCCCCAACATCGACTGGCGCAACGAGCCGCTCAAGGAGAAGGTCGAGGCCCGCGTGGGCCTGCCGGTCGTCGTGGAGAACGACGCCAACGCCGCCGCGTGGGGCGAGTACAAGTTCGGCGCGGGCAAGGGCCACCGCAACGTCATCTGCATCACCCTCGGCACCGGCCTCGGCGGCGGCATCATCATCGGCAACGAGCTGCGCCGCGGCCACTTCGGCGTCGCCGCCGAGTTCGGCCACATCCGCATGGTCCCGGACGGACTGCTGTGCGGCTGCGGGTCGCAGGGCTGCTGGGAGCAGTACGCCTCGGGCCGCGCCCTCGTCCGCTACGCCATGCAGCGCGCCAACGCCACCCCGGAGAACGCGGAGCTGCTCCTCGGCCTGGGCGACGGCACCCCCGAGGGCATCGAGGGCAAGCACATCTCCATGGCCGCCCGCCAGGGCGACCCGGTGGCCGTCGACTCCTACCGCGAACTCGCCCGCTGGGCCGGCGCCGGCCTCGCCGACCTCGCCTCCCTCTTCGACCCCTCCGCGTTCATCGTGGGCGGCGGCCTCTCGGACGAGGGCGAACTGGTCCTCGACCCCATCCGCAAGTCCTACAAGCGCTGGCTCGTAGGCGGCAACTGGCGCCCGGTCGCCGAGGTCATCGCCGCCCAACTCGGCAACGAGGCGGGCCTGGTGGGCGCGGCGGACCTGGCGAGAGAACCCGACCCGATCATGTAG
- a CDS encoding AMP-dependent synthetase/ligase, whose protein sequence is MREFSLPALYEVPTDGNLTDIVRRNAAQHPDVAVIARKVDGVWQDVNAVQFLTEVRTAAKGLIAAGVQPGDRVGLMSRTRYEWTLLDFAIWSAGAVTVPVYETSSPEQVQWILADSGATAMIVELDGHTAAVESVRDRLPALKHVWQIEGGGVEELGRLGQGVTDQAVEERGSLAKADDPATIVYTSGTTGRPKGCVLTHRSFFAECGNVVERLRPLFRTGECSVLLFLPLAHVFGRLVQVAPMMAPIKLGTVPDIKNLTDELASFRPTLILGVPRVFEKVYNSARAKAQADGKGKIFDRAADTAIAYSRALDTASGPALGLKVKHKVFDRLVYSKLRAVLGGKGEYAISGGAPLGERLGHFFRGIGFTVLEGYGLTESCAATAFNPWDRQKIGTVGQPLPGSVIRIADDGEVLLHGEHLFKEYWNNPGATEEALADGWFHTGDIGTLDEDGYLSITGRKKEIIVTAGGKNVAPAVIEDRIRAHALVAECMVVGDGRPFVGALVTIDEEFLGRWAAEHGKPTGSTAASLSADVDLNAAVQAAIDDGNAAVSKAESVRKFRILPSQFTEESGHLTPSLKLKRNVVAKDYADEIEAIYQK, encoded by the coding sequence TTGCGCGAGTTCAGCCTTCCGGCTTTGTACGAGGTCCCGACGGACGGCAATCTGACCGACATCGTCCGTAGAAACGCCGCGCAGCATCCCGATGTCGCCGTCATCGCCCGCAAGGTGGACGGCGTCTGGCAGGACGTGAACGCCGTCCAGTTCCTCACCGAGGTGCGCACGGCCGCCAAGGGGCTCATCGCCGCCGGGGTCCAGCCGGGCGACCGGGTCGGGCTGATGTCCCGCACCCGGTACGAGTGGACCCTGCTGGACTTCGCGATCTGGTCGGCGGGCGCGGTCACCGTGCCGGTGTACGAGACCAGCTCGCCGGAGCAGGTGCAGTGGATCCTCGCCGACTCCGGCGCGACCGCCATGATCGTGGAGCTGGACGGGCACACGGCCGCCGTCGAGTCGGTGCGCGACCGGCTGCCCGCGCTGAAGCACGTGTGGCAGATCGAGGGCGGCGGGGTGGAGGAGCTGGGCCGTCTCGGCCAGGGCGTCACCGACCAGGCCGTCGAGGAGCGCGGCTCGCTGGCGAAGGCCGACGACCCGGCGACCATCGTCTACACCTCCGGCACCACCGGCCGCCCCAAGGGGTGTGTCCTCACCCACCGCAGCTTCTTCGCCGAGTGCGGGAACGTGGTGGAGCGGCTGCGCCCCCTGTTCCGTACGGGCGAGTGCTCGGTCCTGCTGTTCCTCCCGCTCGCGCATGTCTTCGGACGGCTCGTGCAGGTCGCGCCGATGATGGCGCCGATCAAGCTGGGCACCGTCCCGGACATCAAGAACCTCACCGACGAGCTGGCCTCCTTCCGGCCGACGCTGATCCTCGGCGTGCCGCGGGTGTTCGAGAAGGTCTACAACTCGGCGCGGGCCAAGGCGCAGGCGGACGGCAAGGGCAAGATCTTCGACAGGGCCGCGGACACGGCGATCGCGTACAGCCGGGCGCTGGACACCGCCTCGGGGCCGGCGCTCGGTCTGAAGGTCAAGCACAAGGTGTTCGACCGGCTCGTCTACAGCAAGCTGCGCGCGGTGCTCGGTGGCAAGGGCGAGTACGCGATCTCGGGCGGCGCCCCGCTGGGCGAGCGCCTCGGCCACTTCTTCCGCGGTATCGGCTTCACGGTCCTGGAGGGCTACGGCCTGACCGAGTCCTGTGCGGCGACCGCGTTCAACCCCTGGGACCGGCAGAAGATCGGTACGGTCGGGCAGCCGCTGCCGGGTTCCGTGATCCGGATCGCGGACGACGGGGAGGTGCTGCTGCACGGCGAGCACCTGTTCAAGGAGTACTGGAACAACCCGGGCGCGACCGAGGAGGCGCTGGCCGACGGATGGTTCCACACCGGTGACATCGGCACCCTGGACGAGGACGGCTACCTCAGCATCACCGGCCGCAAGAAGGAGATCATCGTCACCGCGGGCGGCAAGAACGTCGCCCCGGCCGTGATCGAGGACCGTATCCGGGCGCACGCCCTGGTCGCGGAGTGCATGGTGGTGGGCGACGGGCGGCCGTTCGTGGGCGCGCTGGTCACCATCGACGAGGAGTTCCTGGGCCGTTGGGCCGCCGAGCACGGCAAGCCGACGGGCTCCACCGCGGCGTCGCTGAGCGCGGACGTCGATCTGAACGCGGCCGTGCAGGCCGCGATCGACGACGGCAACGCCGCGGTGTCGAAGGCGGAATCGGTGCGGAAGTTCCGCATTCTGCCCTCCCAGTTCACGGAGGAGTCGGGCCACCTGACGCCGTCCCTGAAGCTCAAGCGCAACGTGGTGGCGAAGGACTACGCGGACGAGATCGAGGCGATCTACCAGAAGTAG
- a CDS encoding SRPBCC family protein produces MAEFTSSSITIEAAAADVMAVIADFARYPDWTGEVKEAEVLKTDGQGRAEQVRLVMDAGAIKDDQTLGYTWTGANEVSWTLVKSQMLRSLDGSYILKPSGDSVTEVTYQLTVDVKIPMLGMIKRKAEKVIIDRALAGLKKRVESGA; encoded by the coding sequence ATGGCGGAATTCACCAGTTCGAGCATCACGATCGAGGCTGCGGCGGCCGACGTCATGGCAGTGATCGCCGACTTCGCCCGCTACCCGGACTGGACGGGCGAGGTGAAGGAGGCGGAGGTGCTGAAGACCGACGGCCAGGGCCGCGCCGAGCAGGTCCGGCTCGTCATGGACGCGGGCGCGATCAAGGACGACCAGACGCTGGGATACACCTGGACCGGGGCGAACGAGGTGTCCTGGACGCTGGTCAAGTCCCAGATGCTCCGTTCCCTCGACGGGTCCTACATCCTCAAGCCGTCCGGGGACTCCGTGACCGAGGTGACCTACCAGCTCACCGTCGACGTCAAGATCCCCATGCTCGGCATGATCAAGCGCAAGGCGGAGAAGGTCATCATCGACCGCGCCCTGGCGGGCCTGAAGAAGCGGGTGGAGTCGGGGGCGTAG
- a CDS encoding metallophosphoesterase family protein, translated as MARTPGGNGRTRIHVVSDVHGNARDLARAGEGADALLCLGDLVLFLDYADHSRGIFPDLFGAGNATRLVELRTARRFEEARELGARLWAGVGEERSTVIEKAVRKQYAEMFAAFPTPTYTTYGNVDMPMLWPEYAGPGTTVLDGERVEIGGWVFGFVGGGLRTPMRTPYEISDEEYAAKIEAVGEVDVLCTHIPPEVPELVYDTVARRFERGSRALLDAIRRTRPRYSLFGHVHQPLARRMRIGATECVNVGHFAGSGKPWALEW; from the coding sequence ATGGCACGCACACCGGGCGGTAACGGCAGAACACGCATCCATGTGGTCAGCGACGTGCACGGCAACGCACGCGACCTGGCCCGAGCGGGTGAGGGCGCCGACGCCCTGCTGTGTCTGGGCGATCTGGTCCTCTTCCTCGACTACGCCGACCACTCCCGCGGCATCTTCCCCGACCTCTTCGGCGCCGGGAACGCCACCCGGCTCGTCGAACTGCGCACCGCCCGCCGCTTCGAGGAGGCGCGCGAACTCGGGGCCCGGCTGTGGGCGGGCGTCGGCGAGGAACGCTCCACCGTGATCGAGAAGGCCGTCCGCAAGCAGTACGCCGAGATGTTCGCCGCCTTCCCGACACCGACGTACACCACCTACGGCAATGTCGATATGCCGATGCTCTGGCCCGAGTACGCGGGGCCGGGGACGACCGTGCTGGACGGCGAACGGGTGGAGATCGGCGGGTGGGTCTTCGGCTTCGTGGGCGGCGGACTGCGCACCCCCATGCGCACGCCGTACGAGATCAGCGACGAGGAGTACGCGGCCAAGATCGAGGCCGTGGGGGAGGTGGACGTGCTCTGCACCCACATCCCGCCGGAGGTCCCCGAGCTGGTGTACGACACGGTGGCGCGCCGCTTCGAGCGGGGGAGCCGGGCGCTGCTGGACGCGATCCGTCGTACCCGGCCCCGGTACTCGCTCTTCGGCCACGTCCACCAGCCGTTGGCGCGGCGGATGCGGATCGGGGCGACCGAGTGTGTGAACGTGGGGCACTTCGCGGGGAGTGGGAAGCCGTGGGCGCTGGAATGGTGA
- a CDS encoding GMC oxidoreductase produces MQRQLTRRHILGMAALQTAATLGLTRIDLRSAQAAEPAAVDNAPAIVIGSGYGAAVAALRLGQAGIRTLVLEMGRAWTAPGADGKIFCSTREPDERSMWFKTRTEAPLATFLWLDVVNQDISPYPGVLDRVRYANMSVFLGRGVGGGSLVNGSMAVTPLQSYFAEQFPTVDTSEMYGTYFPRARSMLGVNTVDPAWFESTEWYRFSRISRAHAQKTGLKTTFVPSVYDFGYMQREAAGTATKSALAGEVIYGNNHGKKSLDKTYLAAALGTGNVTIHTMERARGIRRLSDGTYVVTVDRIDGTGAVVETKEYGCTYLFLGAGSVGTTELLVRARAKGTLPALDASVGAGWGSNGNVMLGRANHLWDTVGANQSTMPVMGIDDWANTANPVFAEIAPLPTGLEHWVSLYLAITKNTERASFTYDAAGDSAKLGWSAAQSAVSSAMAKKLFDRINSANSTIYRYDLFGSSNKVFADDFTYHPLGGCVLGKATDDYGRVKGYSKLYVTDGSLVPGSIGVNPFVTITALAERTMARVLVEDTAP; encoded by the coding sequence ATGCAACGTCAGCTGACGAGACGTCACATACTTGGTATGGCCGCCCTCCAGACGGCGGCCACCCTCGGCCTCACCCGCATCGACCTCCGGTCCGCCCAGGCGGCCGAGCCCGCCGCCGTCGACAACGCCCCGGCCATCGTCATCGGCTCCGGCTACGGCGCCGCCGTCGCCGCCCTCCGCCTCGGCCAGGCCGGCATCCGCACCCTCGTCCTGGAGATGGGCAGGGCCTGGACCGCCCCCGGCGCCGACGGCAAGATCTTCTGCTCCACCCGGGAACCCGACGAGCGGTCGATGTGGTTCAAGACCCGCACCGAGGCCCCGCTCGCCACCTTCCTCTGGCTGGACGTCGTCAACCAGGACATCAGCCCCTACCCCGGCGTCCTGGACCGCGTCCGCTACGCCAACATGTCGGTCTTCCTCGGCCGCGGCGTCGGCGGCGGCTCCCTGGTCAACGGCAGCATGGCCGTCACCCCCCTCCAGTCGTACTTCGCCGAGCAGTTCCCGACCGTCGACACCAGCGAGATGTACGGCACGTACTTCCCGCGCGCCCGCTCCATGCTCGGCGTCAACACCGTCGACCCCGCCTGGTTCGAGTCCACGGAGTGGTACCGCTTCAGCCGGATCTCCCGCGCCCATGCCCAGAAGACCGGCCTCAAGACCACGTTCGTGCCCAGCGTCTACGACTTCGGCTACATGCAGCGCGAGGCGGCGGGCACCGCGACCAAGTCCGCCCTCGCCGGAGAGGTCATCTACGGCAACAACCACGGCAAGAAGAGCCTCGACAAGACATACCTCGCCGCCGCCCTCGGCACCGGCAACGTCACCATCCACACCATGGAACGGGCCCGGGGCATCCGCCGGCTGAGCGACGGCACGTACGTCGTCACGGTCGACCGTATCGACGGCACGGGCGCGGTCGTCGAGACCAAGGAGTACGGCTGCACGTATCTCTTCCTCGGCGCCGGCAGCGTCGGCACCACCGAACTTCTCGTCCGCGCACGGGCGAAGGGCACCCTCCCCGCACTGGACGCCAGTGTCGGGGCCGGCTGGGGCTCCAACGGCAACGTCATGCTCGGCCGGGCCAACCATCTGTGGGACACGGTCGGGGCGAACCAGTCGACCATGCCGGTCATGGGCATCGACGACTGGGCCAACACCGCCAACCCCGTCTTCGCCGAGATCGCCCCGCTGCCCACCGGCCTCGAACACTGGGTCAGCCTCTATCTGGCGATCACCAAGAACACCGAACGCGCCTCCTTCACCTACGACGCCGCCGGCGACTCGGCGAAGCTGGGCTGGAGCGCCGCCCAGAGCGCGGTCTCCTCCGCCATGGCCAAGAAGCTCTTCGACCGGATCAACTCCGCCAACAGCACGATCTACCGGTACGACCTGTTCGGCTCGTCCAACAAGGTGTTCGCCGACGACTTCACGTACCACCCGCTGGGCGGCTGCGTCCTGGGGAAGGCGACCGACGACTACGGGAGGGTCAAGGGGTATTCGAAGCTGTACGTCACGGACGGCTCGCTGGTGCCCGGCTCGATCGGGGTGAACCCGTTCGTCACGATCACCGCGCTCGCCGAACGCACGATGGCGCGGGTCCTCGTGGAGGACACCGCGCCATGA
- a CDS encoding ArsA family ATPase, translating to MRTILITGQGGGGRTTVAAATAVEAAREGTRALVLSADRTDSLGAVLGVATGAEPVRAAPNLTAWRPDAAAGFRRDLVAFQERATSVLDLLGAGRLDAEELTPLPGAEELALLRALRDAALSEAYDLLVVDLPPSPQALALLGLPEELRRYLRRLLPPERQAARALRPVLGRLAGVPMPAEWLYETAARWDVELAAVAAVVEDRGTSVRLVAEPGPAGADHVRLASVGLALRALPVDLLIANRVLPEGTHETWLAGLVAQQRKTWEEWTEAPAAGPARPVRGVAHLGHDPRGVDDLTALRVPGPGDAPARVEWAVTDNLGDEGVLVWHIPLPGAIRDELDLVRRGDELVVTAGQFRRIVPLPSALRRCTVDGAALRDGALRIRFAPDPQLWPRTR from the coding sequence ATGCGCACCATCCTGATCACCGGGCAAGGCGGCGGCGGCCGTACGACGGTCGCGGCGGCCACGGCCGTCGAGGCGGCCCGCGAGGGCACACGGGCCCTCGTGCTGAGCGCGGACCGCACCGACAGCCTGGGCGCGGTGCTCGGGGTGGCGACCGGCGCGGAACCCGTCCGGGCCGCGCCGAACCTCACCGCCTGGCGCCCCGACGCCGCCGCCGGCTTCCGCCGGGACCTCGTCGCCTTCCAGGAACGCGCCACCTCCGTCCTCGACCTGCTGGGCGCCGGCCGCCTGGACGCCGAGGAACTCACCCCCCTCCCCGGCGCCGAGGAACTCGCCCTCCTGCGGGCCCTGCGCGACGCCGCGCTGTCGGAGGCGTACGACCTGCTCGTCGTCGATCTGCCGCCCTCGCCCCAGGCCCTCGCCCTGCTCGGCCTCCCGGAGGAACTCCGCCGCTATCTGCGCCGCCTCCTCCCGCCCGAACGACAGGCCGCCCGCGCCCTGCGACCGGTCCTCGGACGGCTCGCCGGAGTGCCGATGCCCGCCGAGTGGCTGTACGAGACGGCCGCCCGCTGGGACGTCGAGCTGGCCGCCGTCGCCGCCGTCGTCGAGGACCGGGGGACGAGCGTGCGCCTGGTCGCCGAGCCGGGCCCGGCCGGCGCCGACCACGTACGCCTCGCGAGCGTCGGACTCGCCCTGCGCGCCCTCCCCGTGGACCTGCTGATCGCCAACCGCGTCCTGCCCGAGGGCACCCACGAGACCTGGCTCGCCGGCCTCGTCGCCCAGCAGCGCAAGACGTGGGAGGAGTGGACGGAGGCCCCCGCCGCGGGCCCGGCCCGTCCCGTACGCGGCGTCGCCCACCTCGGCCACGACCCCCGAGGCGTCGACGACCTCACCGCCCTCCGTGTCCCCGGTCCGGGTGACGCGCCCGCCCGCGTCGAGTGGGCCGTCACCGACAATCTCGGGGACGAGGGCGTGCTCGTCTGGCACATCCCGCTGCCCGGCGCGATACGGGACGAGCTGGATCTCGTCCGGCGCGGCGACGAGTTGGTCGTCACGGCGGGCCAGTTCCGCCGTATCGTGCCGCTGCCGTCGGCACTGCGCCGCTGCACCGTCGACGGCGCGGCCCTGCGCGACGGCGCCCTGAGGATCCGTTTCGCGCCGGACCCGCAGTTGTGGCCCCGGACCCGGTGA
- a CDS encoding DUF5304 domain-containing protein, whose amino-acid sequence MSEERPTSDAAREDAADQARTADRVRATDSDAWATACEEDLAAEKARRRAQYGPPPGSAAEELRKLVDTVADKLSGLQSPLLGAVAGGAAQQMVRQVVRQAKDAVEPVIERNPDVFDHLAAAGGELLAAYRSAVEAQERRWTNRDTTHRPGHDQGDDPGPGERIDLD is encoded by the coding sequence ATGAGCGAAGAGCGCCCCACGTCCGACGCCGCTCGCGAGGACGCGGCCGATCAGGCGCGGACGGCCGACCGGGTGCGCGCCACCGATTCCGACGCCTGGGCGACGGCGTGCGAGGAGGACCTCGCCGCGGAGAAGGCCCGCCGCCGGGCACAGTACGGTCCGCCGCCGGGCTCGGCCGCCGAGGAACTGCGCAAACTGGTCGACACCGTCGCCGACAAGCTGTCCGGCCTCCAGTCGCCGTTGCTCGGCGCCGTCGCCGGGGGCGCGGCCCAGCAGATGGTCCGGCAGGTCGTCCGACAGGCCAAGGACGCCGTCGAACCCGTCATCGAACGCAACCCGGACGTCTTCGACCATCTCGCCGCCGCCGGCGGCGAACTGCTCGCCGCGTACCGCTCCGCCGTCGAGGCCCAGGAGCGCCGCTGGACGAACCGGGACACCACCCACCGGCCGGGACACGACCAGGGCGACGATCCGGGCCCCGGAGAACGCATCGACCTGGACTGA
- a CDS encoding glycosyltransferase 87 family protein, whose translation MTGARRLPFGLLALWGATRLLLLLFVFKVYVFPGPDVTGDVSVIYQGWYGTLRTGTYPLDDVTWQYPPAAALAILSPALLPFLDYASAFFVLALLADLVVLALLLYTGGRPGRSRRGAWVWVVGLPLLGPTGYARYDVMVTAVAVAALLAGSRHPRAMGALTAFAALLKVWPALLLLGARGRTAWAWAVGTGLAVAALLALSMPGAFAFLTFQRDRGTEVESLGALVFHVARQFGWDGQVLLNYGSVEFLGPYVDTVSDAALLLSGVAFAWLLLWRVRARRFAPHTLADAAFVGVLMFTATSRVISPQYMVWLVGLAAVCLCFRASRMGLPAVLVLVASFVTVLEFPIWFAHVVTSDWLGVTLLFVRNGLLVLAAVRSARVLWQDTVPGAAREPLPGRAARTKEPLGS comes from the coding sequence ATGACGGGCGCTCGACGGCTCCCGTTCGGGCTGCTCGCGCTCTGGGGCGCCACCCGGCTGCTCCTGCTGCTGTTCGTCTTCAAGGTGTACGTGTTCCCGGGCCCGGACGTCACCGGCGACGTCTCGGTGATCTACCAGGGCTGGTACGGCACCCTGCGCACAGGAACGTATCCCCTGGACGACGTCACCTGGCAGTACCCGCCCGCCGCCGCCCTCGCGATCCTCTCCCCCGCGCTGCTGCCCTTCCTGGACTACGCGTCGGCGTTCTTCGTCCTCGCCCTCCTCGCCGACCTGGTGGTGCTGGCGCTGCTCCTGTACACGGGCGGGCGGCCCGGGAGGAGCCGGCGCGGTGCCTGGGTGTGGGTGGTGGGCCTGCCCCTGCTCGGCCCGACCGGGTACGCCCGCTACGACGTGATGGTGACGGCGGTGGCGGTCGCGGCGCTGCTGGCCGGCAGTCGCCATCCGCGCGCGATGGGGGCGCTGACGGCCTTCGCGGCCCTGCTGAAGGTGTGGCCGGCACTGCTGCTCCTGGGCGCGCGCGGGCGTACGGCCTGGGCGTGGGCGGTGGGCACGGGTCTCGCGGTGGCCGCGCTCCTCGCCCTCTCCATGCCGGGCGCCTTCGCCTTTCTGACGTTCCAGCGGGACCGGGGCACCGAGGTGGAGTCGCTGGGCGCCCTCGTCTTCCATGTGGCCCGGCAGTTCGGCTGGGACGGCCAGGTGCTGCTCAACTACGGCTCGGTGGAGTTCCTCGGCCCGTATGTGGACACCGTGAGCGACGCGGCCCTGCTGCTCAGCGGGGTGGCCTTCGCGTGGCTGCTGCTGTGGCGGGTGCGGGCGCGGCGGTTCGCTCCGCACACGCTCGCGGACGCGGCGTTCGTGGGGGTGCTGATGTTCACGGCCACGAGCCGGGTGATCAGCCCCCAGTACATGGTGTGGCTGGTCGGGCTGGCGGCCGTCTGTCTCTGCTTCCGGGCGAGCCGGATGGGGCTGCCGGCCGTGCTGGTGCTGGTGGCGTCGTTCGTGACCGTTCTGGAGTTCCCGATCTGGTTCGCCCATGTCGTCACCAGCGACTGGCTGGGCGTCACGCTCCTCTTCGTCCGCAACGGCCTCCTGGTCCTGGCGGCGGTGCGCTCCGCGCGCGTGCTGTGGCAGGACACGGTGCCGGGGGCAGCGCGTGAGCCGCTCCCGGGGCGGGCCGCTCGTACGAAGGAGCCGTTGGGTTCCTGA